A DNA window from Ornithinimicrobium humiphilum contains the following coding sequences:
- the rpsB gene encoding 30S ribosomal protein S2 codes for MAVVTMRQLLESGVHFGHQTRRWNPKMKRFIMTERNGIYIIDLQQSLTFINEAYDFVKQTVAHGGSILFVGTKKQAQESIAEQATRVGMPYVNHRWLGGMLTNFQTVSKRLTRMKELEEIDFDDVAGSGRTKKELLMMRREYEKLSKTLGGIRDMQKVPSAIWVVDTKKEHLAVTEARKLGLPVIAILDTNCDPDEVDYKIPGNDDAIRSVTLLTRVVADAVADGLMARSGGGSTEGDTAAAEPMAEWERELLAGSEAEQAATESPVEAPAEEAPAAEASAEPTVAEESPAADDQSVQS; via the coding sequence ATGGCCGTCGTCACCATGCGCCAGCTCCTCGAGAGCGGCGTCCACTTCGGGCACCAGACCCGTCGTTGGAACCCCAAGATGAAGCGCTTCATCATGACGGAGCGCAACGGCATCTACATCATCGACCTGCAGCAGTCGCTGACCTTCATCAACGAGGCCTACGACTTCGTCAAGCAGACCGTCGCCCACGGCGGCTCCATCCTCTTCGTCGGCACCAAGAAGCAGGCGCAGGAGAGCATTGCCGAGCAGGCCACCCGCGTGGGCATGCCCTACGTGAACCACCGCTGGCTGGGCGGCATGCTCACCAACTTCCAGACCGTCTCCAAGCGCCTCACGCGCATGAAGGAGCTCGAGGAGATCGACTTCGACGACGTGGCCGGCAGCGGCCGCACGAAGAAGGAGCTCCTCATGATGCGTCGCGAGTACGAGAAGCTGAGCAAGACGCTCGGCGGCATCCGCGACATGCAGAAGGTGCCCTCGGCCATCTGGGTCGTCGACACCAAGAAGGAGCACCTCGCCGTCACCGAGGCCCGCAAGCTCGGTCTGCCGGTCATCGCGATCCTGGACACCAACTGCGACCCCGACGAGGTCGACTACAAGATCCCGGGCAACGACGACGCCATCCGCTCCGTCACCCTGCTGACCCGCGTCGTGGCCGACGCGGTCGCCGACGGTCTCATGGCGCGCTCCGGCGGCGGCTCCACCGAGGGCGACACCGCCGCGGCCGAGCCGATGGCCGAGTGGGAGCGCGAGCTCCTCGCCGGCTCCGAGGCCGAGCAGGCCGCGACGGAGTCCCCCGTCGAGGCTCCGGCCGAGGAGGCCCCGGCCGCCGAGGCCTCGGCCGAGCCGACCGTCGCCGAGGAGTCCCCGGCCGCGGACGACCAGTCCGTCCAGTCCTGA